The following proteins are encoded in a genomic region of Xenopus laevis strain J_2021 chromosome 3L, Xenopus_laevis_v10.1, whole genome shotgun sequence:
- the pfkfb3.L gene encoding 6-phosphofructo-2-kinase/fructose-2,6-bisphosphatase 3 isoform X1, which translates to MPMELTQNRIQKIWLPRDELPQLPINVGGPQFANSPTVIVMVGLPARGKTYISKKLTRYLNWSGVPTKVFNVGEYRREAVKDFSSHDFFRADNTEAMKIRRHCALAALADVKSYLTKEGGQIAVFDATNTTRERRSMVVDFAKENEFKVFFIESVCDDPSVVASNVLEVKLSSPDYKGCTSNVALEDFMKRINCYKNSYEPLDPDHHDRDLSMIIVIDVGRRFLVNRVQDHIQSKIVYYLMNIHVQPRCIYLCRAGESESNLNGKIGGDSGLSHRGKKFAITLKKYIEDQNLKELKVWTSQLKRSIQTAEALKLPYEQWKALNELDAGVCEEKTYEEIKELYPEEYALRAQDKYHYRYPSGESYQDLVQRLEPVIMELERQGNVLVICHQAVLRCLLSYFLDKPADEMPYLKCPLHSMLKLTPFAYGCHVETVPFSVDAVNTHRDRIIEDCKKCPTPLMRRNSVTPLASPEPTKKARINSFEEFAACSSVGCASQEPQSGQPLLGKACLLVCHYLTLASLFIFQRA; encoded by the exons ATGCCCATGGAGTTAACGCAGAACAggatccagaagatctggctTCCCAGGGACGAGTTACCGCAGCTGCCTATCAATG TAGGTGGGCCCCAGTTTGCCAATTCCCCAACAGTGATCGTAATGGTGGGGCTTCCAGCAAGAGGGAAGACCTATATCTCCAAAAAGCTGACTCGTTATCTCAACTGGAGTGGTGTCCCAACAAAAG TGTTTAACGTGGGTGAATACAGACGTGAAGCCGTGAAAGATTTCAGTTCCCATGACTTTTTCCGTGCAGACAATACAGAAGCCATGAAAATTAGAAG ACATTGTGCCTTAGCTGCCTTAGCAGATGTTAAATCCTATCTCACTAAGGAAGGTGGACAAATTGCT GTCTTTGATGCTACAAATACAACAAGAGAGAGAAGATCCATGGTTGTTGATTTTGCCAAAGAGAATGAGTTTAAG GTGTTCTTCATTGAATCTGTGTGTGACGATCCATCTGTTGTTGCAAGCAATGTTTTg gaAGTAAAGCTGTCCAGCCCTGACTACAAAGGTTGCACATCTAATGTAGCACTGGAAGACTTCATGAAAAGAATAAACTGTTACAAGAACAGTTATGAACCTCTGGATCCAGATCACCATGACCG GGACCTTTCCATGATCATTGTGATTGATGTGGGTCGAAGATTTTTGGTAAACCGAGTTCAAGATCACATACAGAGCAAGATTGTGTACTACCTGATGAACATTCACGTACAGCCTCGTTGTATATATCTGTGTCGGGCTGGGGAGAGTGAAAgcaacttgaatggaaaaattgGAGGAGATTCTGGTCTGTCTCATAGAGGAAAGAAG TTTGCTATTACACTAAAGAAATATATTGAGGATCAGAACTTAAAGGAGTTGAAGGTGTGGACAAGCCAGCTGAAGAGATCCATTCAAACAGCAGAAGCACTGAAGCTGCCTTATGAGCAGTGGAAGGCTTTAAATGAACTTGATGCT GGTGTGTGTGAGGAAAAGACTTATGAAGAGATCAAAGAACTTTACCCCGAGGAGTATGCACTGCGTGCTCAGGACAAATATCATTATCGATACCCATCAGGAGAG TCCTACCAAGATCTGGTTCAGCGCTTGGAGCCTGTTATCATGGAGCTGGAGAGGCAGGGAAATGTCCTTGTTATTTGTCATCAAGCTGTCTTGAGATGCCTTCTGTCTTACTTCCTGGACAAACCAGCAG ATGAAATGCCATATCTCAAGTGTCCGCTGCATTCCATGCTTAAACTGACTCCCTTTGCTTATG GTTGCCATGTAGAAACGGTGCCGTTTAGTGTGGATGCTGTAAACACACACCGGGATCGCATAATAGAG GATTGCAAGAAATGTCCTACCCCCCTAATGAGACGCAATAGCGTGACCCCACTTGCAAGTCCGGAGCCAACTAAAAAAGCCAGAATCAATAGTTTTGAAGAGTTTGCTGCATGTTCATCTGTTGGCTGCGCCTCTCAAGAACCACAATCTGGACAG CCTTTGCTAGGAAAGGCTTGCCT GCTTGTTTGTCATTACCTGACATTGGCTTCCTTATTTATATTTCAAAG GGCATGA